One Malus domestica chromosome 11, GDT2T_hap1 genomic region harbors:
- the LOC103413087 gene encoding AT-hook motif nuclear-localized protein 13-like produces the protein MEEQKITDSFPQTPLTDREPTNATDTLMESSTMTLDSNVVNGVKLESADGIGVKLEFDGDESGVKLESDGDEHGVKLEYEENGSGAAKEGLKETGRFPVYPARVEYHILIVAPGQNILRELLLLSQSTNATMNVLSAVGVVSTVCIRKPTGAYLRFKGSFRIISLSGTFINSSMCNPLGENRMVTAWLANPEGTSFGGSVVGFMIAAAPVQIVVACFEPDTSKEKNGNPASPPSFCQNGNPASIPGFRQNDNPASPPSFGQSVNPASSPDFGHNVPQPMLGP, from the exons ATGGAAGAGCAAAAGATCACCGACTCTTTTCCTCAGACTCCGCTCACTGATAGGGAGCCCACCAATGCAACGGACACTTTAATGGAATCCTCAACCATGACCTTAGATTCCAATGTAGTGAATGGAGTGAAGTTGGAGTCTGCTGATGGAATTGGAGTGAAGTTGGAGTTTGACGGTGATGAAAGTGGAGTAAAGTTGGAATCCGATGGAGATGAACATGGAGTGAAGTTGGAGTATGAAGAAAATGGATCGGGGGCCGCCAAAGAAGGACTAAAGGAAACAG GTAGGTTTCCTGTGTACCCCGCTCGGGTAGAGTATCATATACTGATTGTTGCGCCTGGTCAG AACATTCTTCGTGAATTACTTTTATTATCTCAATCAACTAATGCAACAATGAATGTTCTTTCTGCTGTCGGTGTGGTTTCCACCGTTTGTATCCGCAAACCTACTGGTGCTTATCTGAGATTCAAG GGTTCATTTCGGATTATCTCTCTATCTGGAACATTTATAAATAGTTCAATGTGTAATCCACTTGGAGAAAATAGGATGGTAACTGCTTGGCTGGCTAATCCTGAAGGGACGTCTTTTGGTGGTTCTGTAGTCGGTTTTATGATAGCTGCTGCGCCTGTTCAA ATCGTTGTTGCTTGTTTTGAGCCAGACACCAGCAAAGAAAAGAATGGTAATCCTGCTTCTCCGCCGAGTTTTTGTCAGAATGGTAATCCTGCTTCCATACCGGGTTTTCGTCAGAATGACAATCCTGCTTCTCCACCGAGTTTTGGTCAGAGTGTCAATCCTGCTTCTTCACCGGATTTTGGTCACAATGTCCCGCAGCCAATGCTGGGTCCATGA
- the LOC103448005 gene encoding uncharacterized protein isoform X2, translated as MTMKREVADHQRDRVDCMHCAGSALYTHTMCTHTPHISAFDSAPIPLLSLLLVFVEREREMGTLPPRSVAVDDARVEDAKVGQEEADRDRQQKQLDAGALFVLKSKGSWVHCGYHLTTSIVAPPLLSLPYAFTFLGCMAGILCLVIEALVTFYSYNLISLVFENYAQLGRRHLRLRDMALDILGAIICGVPSSIGCVALRRRSIDLESRHTIPTSRHFASASSNHFGDLESRHTIPTSRHFASASSSHFAFALNKWLSSPSGVGQHVPILVFGEYWDRGMSLLPVRHLAFGFAFSFQFIEPLSSVVITTKNFHFVNYIIECLSIVSLCNFGAIL; from the exons ATGACGATGAAAAGAGAAGTTGCTGATCATCAAAGGGACCGTGTGGACTGTATGCACTGTGCAGGGTCGGctttatatacacacactatGTGTACACACACCCCACATATTTCTGCGTTTGATTCTGCTCCCATCCCACTTCTTTCTTTGCTCTTGGTTtttgttgagagagagagagagatggggacGCTGCCGCCAAGGTCGGTAGCAGTAGATGATGCTCGAGTAGAGGATGCAAAAGTTGGCCAAGAAGAAGCTGATCGTGATCGCCAACAGAAGCAACTCGATGCTGGCGCTCTTTTTGTTCTCAAATCCAAAG GATCGTGGGTGCACTGCGGTTATCACTTGACAACATCAATTGTTGCTCCACCACTTCTAAGTTTGCCGTACGCTTTCACCTTCCTCGGATGTATGGCCGGAATTTTGTGTTTGGTCATCGAAGCACTAGTTACTTTCTACTCATACAATTTAATCTCTTTGGTTTTTGAAAACTATGCTCAATTGGGTCGTCGCCATCTCCGATTGAGAGACATGGCTCTTGACATTCTAG gggcaattatctGTGGCGTTCCTTCTTCGATAGGttgcgtggctcttcggcgGCGAAGtatt gacttagaatcgaggcatacaatcccgacATCCAGGCACttcgcatcggcatcttcgaatCATTTCGGT gacttagaatcgaggcatacaatcccgacATCCAGGCACttcgcatcggcatcttcgagtcatTTCG CATTTGCACTCAACAAATGGCTTtcatcaccctcgggtgtcggccagcacgtgcctatcttggtattcggggaatattgGGATCGGGGCATGTCACTGCTGCCTGTGCGACACCTGGCATTTGGGTTtgcttttagttttcaatttataGAGCCTCTGAGCTCAGTTGTAATCACAACGAAGAACTTTCACTTTGTAAACTATATTATTGAGTGTTTGAGTATTGTCTCTCTTTGCAACTTTGGTGCTATCTTGTAA
- the LOC103448005 gene encoding uncharacterized protein isoform X3: MTMKREVADHQRDRVDCMHCAGSALYTHTMCTHTPHISAFDSAPIPLLSLLLVFVEREREMGTLPPRSVAVDDARVEDAKVGQEEADRDRQQKQLDAGALFVLKSKGSWVHCGYHLTTSIVAPPLLSLPYAFTFLGCMAGILCLVIEALVTFYSYNLISLVFENYAQLGRRHLRLRDMALDILGLRIEAYNPDIQALRIGIFESFRICTQQMAFVTLGCWPARAYLGIRGISGSGRVRLVSEQGLRIEAYNPDIQALRIGIFESFRICTQQMAFITLGCRPARAYLGIRGILGSGHVTAACATPGIWVCF; the protein is encoded by the exons ATGACGATGAAAAGAGAAGTTGCTGATCATCAAAGGGACCGTGTGGACTGTATGCACTGTGCAGGGTCGGctttatatacacacactatGTGTACACACACCCCACATATTTCTGCGTTTGATTCTGCTCCCATCCCACTTCTTTCTTTGCTCTTGGTTtttgttgagagagagagagagatggggacGCTGCCGCCAAGGTCGGTAGCAGTAGATGATGCTCGAGTAGAGGATGCAAAAGTTGGCCAAGAAGAAGCTGATCGTGATCGCCAACAGAAGCAACTCGATGCTGGCGCTCTTTTTGTTCTCAAATCCAAAG GATCGTGGGTGCACTGCGGTTATCACTTGACAACATCAATTGTTGCTCCACCACTTCTAAGTTTGCCGTACGCTTTCACCTTCCTCGGATGTATGGCCGGAATTTTGTGTTTGGTCATCGAAGCACTAGTTACTTTCTACTCATACAATTTAATCTCTTTGGTTTTTGAAAACTATGCTCAATTGGGTCGTCGCCATCTCCGATTGAGAGACATGGCTCTTGACATTCTAG gacttagaatcgaggcatacaatcccgacATCCAGGCACttcgcatcggcatcttcgaatCATTTCG catttgcactcaacaaatggctttcgtcaccctcgggtgttggccagcacgtgcctatcttggtattcggggaatatcgggatcggggcgtgtcagattggtatcagagcaag gacttagaatcgaggcatacaatcccgacATCCAGGCACttcgcatcggcatcttcgagtcatTTCG CATTTGCACTCAACAAATGGCTTtcatcaccctcgggtgtcggccagcacgtgcctatcttggtattcggggaatattgGGATCGGGGCATGTCACTGCTGCCTGTGCGACACCTGGCATTTGGGTTtgcttttag
- the LOC103448005 gene encoding uncharacterized protein isoform X5, giving the protein MTMKREVADHQRDRVDCMHCAGSALYTHTMCTHTPHISAFDSAPIPLLSLLLVFVEREREMGTLPPRSVAVDDARVEDAKVGQEEADRDRQQKQLDAGALFVLKSKGSWVHCGYHLTTSIVAPPLLSLPYAFTFLGCMAGILCLVIEALVTFYSYNLISLVFENYAQLGRRHLRLRDMALDILGFSRHIDICHIASHGSLQPTLRVKKCLPLFVAQASGLPHLIRGLRIEAYNPDIQALRIGIFESFRICTQQMAFITLGCRPARAYLGIRGILGSGHVTAACATPGIWVCF; this is encoded by the exons ATGACGATGAAAAGAGAAGTTGCTGATCATCAAAGGGACCGTGTGGACTGTATGCACTGTGCAGGGTCGGctttatatacacacactatGTGTACACACACCCCACATATTTCTGCGTTTGATTCTGCTCCCATCCCACTTCTTTCTTTGCTCTTGGTTtttgttgagagagagagagagatggggacGCTGCCGCCAAGGTCGGTAGCAGTAGATGATGCTCGAGTAGAGGATGCAAAAGTTGGCCAAGAAGAAGCTGATCGTGATCGCCAACAGAAGCAACTCGATGCTGGCGCTCTTTTTGTTCTCAAATCCAAAG GATCGTGGGTGCACTGCGGTTATCACTTGACAACATCAATTGTTGCTCCACCACTTCTAAGTTTGCCGTACGCTTTCACCTTCCTCGGATGTATGGCCGGAATTTTGTGTTTGGTCATCGAAGCACTAGTTACTTTCTACTCATACAATTTAATCTCTTTGGTTTTTGAAAACTATGCTCAATTGGGTCGTCGCCATCTCCGATTGAGAGACATGGCTCTTGACATTCTAG GTTTTAGTCGACATATCGACATATGCCACATTGCTTCACATGGGTCGTTGCAGCCAACTTTAAGAGTCAAGAAATGCCTGCCACTGTTTGTGGCCCAAGCTAGTGGTCTCCCTCATCTCATTAGAG gacttagaatcgaggcatacaatcccgacATCCAGGCACttcgcatcggcatcttcgagtcatTTCG CATTTGCACTCAACAAATGGCTTtcatcaccctcgggtgtcggccagcacgtgcctatcttggtattcggggaatattgGGATCGGGGCATGTCACTGCTGCCTGTGCGACACCTGGCATTTGGGTTtgcttttag
- the LOC103448005 gene encoding uncharacterized protein isoform X1 — translation MTMKREVADHQRDRVDCMHCAGSALYTHTMCTHTPHISAFDSAPIPLLSLLLVFVEREREMGTLPPRSVAVDDARVEDAKVGQEEADRDRQQKQLDAGALFVLKSKGSWVHCGYHLTTSIVAPPLLSLPYAFTFLGCMAGILCLVIEALVTFYSYNLISLVFENYAQLGRRHLRLRDMALDILGFSRHIDICHIASHGSLQPTLRVKKCLPLFVAQASGLPHLIRGLRIEAYNPDIQALRIGIFESFRICTQQMAFVTLGCWPARAYLGIRGISGSGRVRLVSEQGLRIEAYNPDIQALRIGIFESFRICTQQMAFITLGCRPARAYLGIRGILGSGHVTAACATPGIWVCF, via the exons ATGACGATGAAAAGAGAAGTTGCTGATCATCAAAGGGACCGTGTGGACTGTATGCACTGTGCAGGGTCGGctttatatacacacactatGTGTACACACACCCCACATATTTCTGCGTTTGATTCTGCTCCCATCCCACTTCTTTCTTTGCTCTTGGTTtttgttgagagagagagagagatggggacGCTGCCGCCAAGGTCGGTAGCAGTAGATGATGCTCGAGTAGAGGATGCAAAAGTTGGCCAAGAAGAAGCTGATCGTGATCGCCAACAGAAGCAACTCGATGCTGGCGCTCTTTTTGTTCTCAAATCCAAAG GATCGTGGGTGCACTGCGGTTATCACTTGACAACATCAATTGTTGCTCCACCACTTCTAAGTTTGCCGTACGCTTTCACCTTCCTCGGATGTATGGCCGGAATTTTGTGTTTGGTCATCGAAGCACTAGTTACTTTCTACTCATACAATTTAATCTCTTTGGTTTTTGAAAACTATGCTCAATTGGGTCGTCGCCATCTCCGATTGAGAGACATGGCTCTTGACATTCTAG GTTTTAGTCGACATATCGACATATGCCACATTGCTTCACATGGGTCGTTGCAGCCAACTTTAAGAGTCAAGAAATGCCTGCCACTGTTTGTGGCCCAAGCTAGTGGTCTCCCTCATCTCATTAGAG gacttagaatcgaggcatacaatcccgacATCCAGGCACttcgcatcggcatcttcgaatCATTTCG catttgcactcaacaaatggctttcgtcaccctcgggtgttggccagcacgtgcctatcttggtattcggggaatatcgggatcggggcgtgtcagattggtatcagagcaag gacttagaatcgaggcatacaatcccgacATCCAGGCACttcgcatcggcatcttcgagtcatTTCG CATTTGCACTCAACAAATGGCTTtcatcaccctcgggtgtcggccagcacgtgcctatcttggtattcggggaatattgGGATCGGGGCATGTCACTGCTGCCTGTGCGACACCTGGCATTTGGGTTtgcttttag
- the LOC103448005 gene encoding uncharacterized protein isoform X4 → MTMKREVADHQRDRVDCMHCAGSALYTHTMCTHTPHISAFDSAPIPLLSLLLVFVEREREMGTLPPRSVAVDDARVEDAKVGQEEADRDRQQKQLDAGALFVLKSKGSWVHCGYHLTTSIVAPPLLSLPYAFTFLGCMAGILCLVIEALVTFYSYNLISLVFENYAQLGRRHLRLRDMALDILAGFSRHIDICHIASHGSLQPTLRVKKCLPLFVAQASGLPHLIRGLRIEAYNPDIQALRIGIFESFRICTQQMAFITLGCRPARAYLGIRGILGSGHVTAACATPGIWVCF, encoded by the exons ATGACGATGAAAAGAGAAGTTGCTGATCATCAAAGGGACCGTGTGGACTGTATGCACTGTGCAGGGTCGGctttatatacacacactatGTGTACACACACCCCACATATTTCTGCGTTTGATTCTGCTCCCATCCCACTTCTTTCTTTGCTCTTGGTTtttgttgagagagagagagagatggggacGCTGCCGCCAAGGTCGGTAGCAGTAGATGATGCTCGAGTAGAGGATGCAAAAGTTGGCCAAGAAGAAGCTGATCGTGATCGCCAACAGAAGCAACTCGATGCTGGCGCTCTTTTTGTTCTCAAATCCAAAG GATCGTGGGTGCACTGCGGTTATCACTTGACAACATCAATTGTTGCTCCACCACTTCTAAGTTTGCCGTACGCTTTCACCTTCCTCGGATGTATGGCCGGAATTTTGTGTTTGGTCATCGAAGCACTAGTTACTTTCTACTCATACAATTTAATCTCTTTGGTTTTTGAAAACTATGCTCAATTGGGTCGTCGCCATCTCCGATTGAGAGACATGGCTCTTGACATTCTAG CAGGTTTTAGTCGACATATCGACATATGCCACATTGCTTCACATGGGTCGTTGCAGCCAACTTTAAGAGTCAAGAAATGCCTGCCACTGTTTGTGGCCCAAGCTAGTGGTCTCCCTCATCTCATTAGAG gacttagaatcgaggcatacaatcccgacATCCAGGCACttcgcatcggcatcttcgagtcatTTCG CATTTGCACTCAACAAATGGCTTtcatcaccctcgggtgtcggccagcacgtgcctatcttggtattcggggaatattgGGATCGGGGCATGTCACTGCTGCCTGTGCGACACCTGGCATTTGGGTTtgcttttag